One genomic region from Nocardia vinacea encodes:
- a CDS encoding HPr family phosphocarrier protein, producing the protein MASTTVTVASTIGLHARPANIIAETVTDSGAEVTLALVDGEPVDAGSALMIMTLGAAFGTDVVVTSDDPNALELVAKLVATDLDA; encoded by the coding sequence ATGGCCAGCACCACCGTCACCGTCGCCTCCACCATCGGCCTGCACGCCCGCCCCGCCAACATCATCGCCGAAACAGTCACCGACTCCGGCGCCGAAGTCACCCTGGCGCTTGTCGACGGCGAGCCGGTGGACGCCGGTTCGGCCCTCATGATCATGACCCTGGGCGCGGCCTTCGGCACCGACGTAGTCGTCACCAGCGACGACCCCAACGCCCTCGAGCTCGTCGCGAAACTCGTCGCCACCGACCTCGACGCCTGA
- a CDS encoding fructose-specific PTS transporter subunit EIIC: MAHSPDSIITTELISLDTDLGSAKETVIATLAQRLTDNGRATSAETLRDAALARESQSATGLPGGIAIPHCRNAAVTSASLGFARLEPAVDFGAADGPADLVFLIAAPEGAGAEHMKLLSSLARALVRPEFVSSLRGAASADEVVSLVTDVLTQKPAMTPKTRAVDSVSSDAASNGTAANGAITQAPSGSAPTPEAAPDSASTPQTTPNGTPPTAAASIGAPAQDPGSNRTPTDAAVSNGASASRAASKGTTPAREPNSNSAPSAAAGLGSSDSAATPAPDGVSADALAGQTIVAITACPTGIAHTYMAADSLVAAGDRAGVAVHVETQGSSGSTPLSSETIAAASAVIFATDVGVRGRERFAGKPVIESGVKRAINEPDTMVADALRAALDPTAATVAGSAPSEGVSASAALGWGTRLRQILLTGVSYMIPFVAAGGLLIALGFLFGGYEIADHAKKIVLDNSLTALPDGGLPTYLGAVLFQLGSLAFSFLVPALAGYIAFAIADRPGLAPGFTAGAVAVFVGAGFLGGLVGGLIAGFAALWVAKLPTPQWARGLMPVVVIPLFASLLVGALMFIFLGKPLAAITSGLTNWLNSLTGTSALALGAILGLMMCFDLGGPVNKAAYSFAVAGLSVTDPASLRIMAAVMAAGMVPPLAMALATVLRPRLFTTAERENGKAAWLLGASFISEGAIPFAAADPLRVIPSMMAGGAVTGALIMATGTTLSAPHGGIFVFFAVGHIVWFLAALVAGTAVAALCVTAAKEFIKPRTPALATA; the protein is encoded by the coding sequence ATGGCCCATTCCCCTGATTCGATCATCACCACCGAGCTGATCAGCCTCGATACCGACCTCGGCAGTGCCAAGGAAACGGTGATCGCGACGCTCGCGCAGCGACTCACCGACAATGGGCGGGCTACCTCTGCCGAGACATTGCGTGACGCGGCGCTGGCGCGCGAATCACAGTCCGCGACAGGGCTTCCCGGTGGGATCGCCATTCCGCATTGCCGGAATGCAGCGGTGACCAGTGCGTCGCTCGGGTTCGCTCGGTTGGAACCTGCGGTGGATTTCGGTGCTGCTGATGGGCCCGCCGATCTCGTATTCCTCATTGCCGCGCCGGAAGGTGCCGGGGCCGAGCATATGAAGTTGTTGTCGAGTTTGGCTCGGGCGCTTGTTCGGCCGGAGTTCGTAAGTTCGTTGCGGGGTGCCGCGAGCGCTGATGAGGTGGTTTCGCTGGTTACGGATGTGCTTACGCAGAAGCCTGCGATGACGCCCAAAACCCGTGCAGTGGACTCTGTTTCGAGTGACGCCGCTTCGAACGGTACCGCCGCGAACGGCGCCATTACGCAGGCCCCTTCCGGCAGCGCACCAACGCCCGAGGCAGCTCCGGACAGTGCATCAACGCCCCAGACAACTCCGAATGGCACTCCCCCGACAGCAGCCGCTTCGATCGGCGCACCCGCACAGGATCCCGGTTCGAACCGTACTCCCACAGACGCAGCCGTTTCGAACGGCGCATCCGCGTCCCGAGCGGCTTCAAAAGGCACCACACCCGCACGCGAACCGAATTCGAACAGCGCACCTTCGGCAGCGGCCGGACTCGGCAGCTCGGACAGCGCGGCAACACCTGCGCCCGACGGCGTTTCGGCCGACGCACTGGCCGGGCAAACAATCGTCGCGATCACGGCTTGTCCGACCGGCATCGCCCACACCTACATGGCCGCCGACTCGCTCGTCGCCGCCGGTGACCGTGCGGGCGTCGCGGTGCACGTCGAGACCCAAGGTTCCAGCGGTAGCACCCCGCTGAGCTCCGAAACCATCGCCGCCGCGAGCGCGGTCATCTTCGCCACCGATGTCGGGGTGCGCGGCCGGGAACGGTTCGCGGGCAAGCCGGTTATCGAGTCCGGGGTCAAGCGCGCGATCAACGAGCCCGACACCATGGTCGCCGACGCCCTGCGCGCCGCCCTCGATCCCACCGCGGCGACCGTCGCGGGATCCGCGCCCTCCGAGGGTGTTTCGGCATCGGCGGCGCTCGGCTGGGGCACCCGGCTACGCCAGATTCTGCTCACCGGCGTCAGCTATATGATCCCGTTCGTCGCCGCGGGCGGCCTGCTCATCGCGCTCGGATTCCTGTTCGGCGGCTACGAGATCGCCGACCATGCCAAGAAGATCGTGCTCGACAACTCGCTGACGGCACTACCCGACGGCGGCCTACCGACCTATCTCGGCGCAGTGCTGTTCCAATTGGGTTCGCTCGCATTCAGCTTCCTGGTACCGGCCCTCGCCGGATATATCGCCTTCGCCATTGCCGACCGACCAGGTCTCGCACCGGGATTCACCGCCGGTGCCGTGGCCGTATTCGTCGGTGCCGGATTCCTAGGCGGCCTCGTCGGTGGCCTGATCGCCGGATTCGCCGCGCTCTGGGTCGCGAAACTGCCTACCCCACAATGGGCGCGTGGACTCATGCCGGTCGTGGTCATCCCGCTGTTCGCGTCACTGTTAGTCGGCGCGTTGATGTTCATCTTCCTCGGCAAGCCGCTCGCCGCGATCACCAGCGGACTCACCAACTGGCTCAACAGCCTGACCGGAACCTCCGCCCTCGCCCTTGGCGCCATCCTCGGCCTCATGATGTGCTTCGACCTCGGCGGTCCGGTCAACAAGGCCGCGTATTCCTTTGCCGTAGCCGGACTGTCGGTCACCGATCCGGCCTCGCTGCGCATCATGGCCGCCGTCATGGCCGCGGGCATGGTCCCGCCGCTGGCCATGGCATTGGCCACAGTCCTGCGGCCCCGGCTGTTCACCACGGCCGAACGCGAAAACGGTAAGGCCGCATGGCTTCTCGGTGCCTCCTTCATCTCCGAAGGCGCGATCCCATTCGCCGCCGCCGACCCGCTGCGGGTGATTCCCTCGATGATGGCCGGTGGCGCGGTCACCGGTGCGCTGATCATGGCCACCGGAACCACCCTCAGCGCACCGCACGGCGGCATCTTCGTCTTCTTCGCCGTCGGCCACATCGTCTGGTTCCTCGCCGCCCTCGTCGCGGGCACCGCCGTCGCCGCCCTCTGCGTCACCGCCGCCAAAGAATTCATCAAGCCACGCACCCCCGCCCTCGCCACCGCCTGA
- a CDS encoding 1-phosphofructokinase family hexose kinase: MIVTLTANPSIDRTVSLRESLRRGAVLRAETVLSQPGGKGVNVSRVIAAAGVETIAVLPGNAGDPLLRMLTDADIEHRAVPCATPARTNLTVAERDGTTTKINEPGSPLTAECLAALSNQLDALADTASWVVLSGSLPPAVPTDWYAYLLHRLRGVRIAVDTSDAPLLALAAELESAAPQLLKPNAEELAQLTHGDPAELEDPIAAARAASTLIARGVGAVLATLGAAGAVLVTADGAWHAAAPAITPRSTVGAGDSALAGYLLADLDGLDAPDRLRRAVAYGSAAAALPGTGLPGPHHTDPRAVAVTTLESLHSR; this comes from the coding sequence ATGATCGTCACGCTCACCGCGAATCCCAGTATCGACCGCACCGTCAGCCTGCGGGAATCGTTGCGGCGCGGTGCCGTACTCCGTGCCGAGACCGTGCTGTCGCAGCCCGGTGGCAAGGGAGTCAACGTTTCCCGGGTGATCGCCGCCGCCGGGGTCGAAACCATTGCGGTGCTGCCCGGCAATGCCGGTGATCCGTTGCTGCGCATGCTCACCGATGCCGATATCGAACACCGCGCGGTGCCGTGCGCCACCCCGGCGCGCACCAACCTCACCGTCGCCGAACGCGACGGCACTACCACGAAGATCAATGAGCCCGGATCACCGCTGACCGCCGAATGCCTTGCCGCACTGTCGAATCAGCTCGATGCACTCGCCGATACGGCGAGCTGGGTCGTGCTGTCCGGATCCCTCCCACCCGCCGTCCCCACCGACTGGTACGCGTATCTGCTGCACCGGCTGCGCGGCGTGCGGATCGCGGTCGATACCTCCGACGCTCCTCTGCTCGCACTGGCCGCCGAACTGGAATCAGCTGCGCCGCAACTACTCAAGCCGAATGCCGAGGAGCTGGCCCAGCTCACCCACGGCGACCCCGCCGAGTTGGAGGATCCGATCGCCGCCGCGCGTGCGGCGAGCACACTGATCGCTCGCGGCGTCGGTGCCGTGCTCGCGACGCTCGGCGCGGCCGGAGCCGTACTCGTCACCGCGGACGGTGCGTGGCATGCCGCCGCACCCGCCATTACCCCGCGCAGCACCGTGGGAGCTGGCGATTCCGCGCTGGCCGGATACCTGCTCGCCGATCTCGACGGACTGGACGCACCCGATCGGCTGCGCCGCGCCGTCGCCTACGGCAGCGCCGCCGCCGCGCTGCCGGGAACCGGGTTGCCCGGACCACACCACACCGACCCCCGCGCCGTGGCCGTCACGACGTTGGAATCCCTGCACAGTCGCTGA
- a CDS encoding DeoR/GlpR family DNA-binding transcription regulator — MYAEERQQAIAALVGQRGRVSVADLSEQYGVTTETVRRDLAVLDRMGLIRRVHGGAVPAAALTAIELGTTEREHTHAAEKDRIAKAALDYLPPTGGSVLFDAGTTTARVAAALPADRELVAVTNSVPIAARLSGFAGVRLHLIGGRVRGVTQAAVGAEALRVLGELRVDVAFIGTNALTIGHGLSTPDPDEAAVKRAMIASAHRVVVVADATKVGREDLLSFGSVEEFDVLVTDTGLLPSVHNELTEYGIEVVTA; from the coding sequence ATGTACGCAGAGGAGCGCCAGCAGGCCATCGCCGCCCTGGTCGGGCAACGCGGGCGCGTATCGGTCGCCGATCTGTCCGAGCAGTACGGGGTCACCACCGAAACTGTGCGCCGCGATTTGGCGGTCCTCGATCGGATGGGGCTGATCCGCAGGGTGCACGGGGGTGCGGTGCCCGCGGCGGCGCTCACCGCGATCGAACTCGGCACCACCGAGCGCGAACACACGCACGCCGCCGAAAAGGACCGCATCGCCAAGGCGGCCCTCGACTATCTGCCACCGACCGGCGGCAGCGTGCTGTTCGATGCCGGGACCACCACCGCGCGGGTGGCCGCCGCCCTGCCCGCCGACCGGGAGCTCGTCGCCGTGACGAACTCGGTGCCCATCGCGGCTCGGCTCAGTGGATTCGCCGGAGTGCGGCTGCATCTGATCGGCGGCCGGGTGCGGGGTGTCACGCAGGCCGCGGTCGGCGCGGAGGCCTTGCGGGTGCTCGGCGAACTGCGGGTCGATGTGGCGTTCATCGGCACCAATGCCCTGACCATCGGCCACGGACTGTCCACCCCCGATCCCGACGAGGCGGCGGTGAAGCGCGCCATGATCGCCAGCGCCCACCGGGTCGTGGTGGTCGCCGATGCCACGAAGGTCGGGCGCGAGGATCTGCTGAGCTTCGGTTCGGTCGAGGAATTCGATGTGCTGGTCACCGATACCGGGCTACTGCCTTCGGTACACAACGAACTCACCGAGTACGGCATCGAGGTGGTCACGGCATGA
- a CDS encoding phosphoenolpyruvate--protein phosphotransferase, which yields MSGSPQATGTAKVARSAMTLRGTPAVPGIAAAPTVRPAPRIRADLRAEPVAESDRASQYEAFLAATSVVARRLRERATRASGAAAEVLVANAAMAADRGWLGAAEKLIAAGSPAAVAATAATDQFAEVFTKLGGLMAERVTDLRDVCDRVVAELAGVPEPGIPTPARPSILLADDLAPADTAGLDPNLIVGLATSRGGPTSHTAIIARQLGIPCVVAIAGLDDVPAGVDVLIDGAAGQVAIGPDPETAARAVAEYRTQESRTAAWAGPGATADGHRVEILANVQDAAGARATRSQPAEGIGLFRTELCFLDRESEPSIAEQAGIYREVLDAYAGAKVVIRTLDAGSDKPLRFADHADEANPALGVRGIRIAAHNSGILDRQLDAIAQAAADRTPTPWVMAPMISTAAEAKSFAAQVRARGLVPGVMIEVPAAALLAEAILEHVEFLSIGTNDLAQYTMAADRMSADLAALTDPWQPAVLALVARTAAAGATAHKPVGVCGEAAADPLLACVLTGFGISSLSAAGVAVAGVGAALSAVTLEDCRRAAAAVLSTSDPDSARTAARAALQSAE from the coding sequence ATGTCCGGATCACCGCAGGCCACAGGCACCGCGAAGGTTGCGCGCAGCGCCATGACATTGCGTGGTACCCCGGCGGTGCCCGGAATCGCCGCCGCGCCGACCGTGCGGCCGGCGCCGCGGATTCGCGCGGACCTTCGTGCCGAACCGGTCGCCGAGTCCGATCGGGCATCGCAATACGAAGCCTTCCTTGCCGCGACATCGGTGGTTGCACGGCGCTTGCGCGAGCGCGCCACCCGCGCAAGTGGGGCGGCCGCGGAGGTGCTCGTCGCGAATGCCGCGATGGCGGCCGATCGTGGCTGGCTCGGCGCCGCCGAGAAATTGATCGCTGCGGGTAGTCCCGCCGCCGTCGCGGCGACCGCGGCCACCGATCAGTTCGCCGAGGTGTTCACCAAACTCGGTGGGCTGATGGCCGAACGCGTCACCGACCTTCGCGATGTCTGCGATCGGGTGGTCGCCGAGCTGGCCGGTGTGCCCGAACCGGGCATTCCCACGCCCGCCCGGCCATCGATCCTGCTCGCCGACGACCTGGCCCCGGCCGATACCGCCGGACTGGATCCGAATCTCATTGTCGGCCTTGCCACTTCGCGGGGCGGTCCGACCAGCCACACCGCGATCATCGCCCGCCAGCTCGGTATCCCGTGCGTGGTCGCGATCGCCGGACTCGACGATGTGCCCGCCGGAGTGGACGTGCTGATCGATGGGGCGGCCGGACAGGTCGCCATCGGTCCGGATCCGGAAACCGCCGCCCGCGCCGTGGCCGAATACCGCACGCAGGAATCGCGCACGGCGGCCTGGGCCGGTCCGGGCGCGACCGCCGACGGACACCGGGTCGAGATTCTCGCCAACGTCCAGGACGCGGCCGGAGCCCGCGCGACGCGCTCGCAACCGGCCGAGGGCATCGGCCTGTTCCGCACCGAATTATGTTTCCTGGACCGCGAATCCGAGCCGAGCATCGCCGAACAGGCGGGCATCTATCGCGAGGTCCTCGACGCCTATGCCGGGGCGAAGGTGGTGATACGCACTCTCGACGCCGGTTCGGACAAACCACTGCGTTTCGCCGACCATGCCGACGAAGCGAACCCGGCGCTCGGCGTGCGCGGCATCCGCATCGCCGCCCACAACAGCGGAATCCTGGACCGCCAACTCGACGCGATCGCCCAGGCCGCCGCCGACCGCACGCCCACACCGTGGGTCATGGCCCCGATGATTTCCACTGCGGCCGAAGCGAAATCGTTCGCCGCCCAGGTGCGAGCGCGTGGATTGGTTCCCGGCGTCATGATCGAGGTCCCCGCGGCCGCCCTCCTGGCCGAGGCCATTCTGGAGCATGTCGAGTTCCTCTCGATCGGCACCAACGACCTCGCTCAATACACTATGGCCGCCGATCGCATGTCCGCCGACCTCGCCGCACTCACCGACCCCTGGCAACCCGCCGTCCTGGCACTGGTTGCCCGCACCGCGGCTGCCGGCGCGACCGCGCACAAGCCCGTCGGCGTCTGCGGCGAGGCCGCCGCCGACCCCCTATTAGCCTGTGTCCTAACCGGATTCGGCATCAGTTCGCTCTCCGCCGCCGGTGTCGCGGTAGCCGGCGTCGGAGCCGCCCTCTCCGCCGTCACCCTCGAAGACTGCCGTCGCGCCGCGGCCGCCGTCCTGTCGACCTCCGACCCGGACAGCGCCCGCACCGCCGCCCGTGCCGCCCTCCAGTCCGCCGAATGA
- a CDS encoding DUF779 domain-containing protein, with product MAAVPRRVRATAAAMDLLRRLRGQHGPLMLHQSGGCCDGSAPMCYPAGEFVIGDHDVLLGLLDLRMRVDELPATAPEPDDIAPVWISGPQFAAWQHTQLVLDVVPGRGSGFSLESPEGFRFLSRGRVFDNGELAVLAETESVTGAGWERGERPAVSSEPQVVAEAADACPVPGSGARPSA from the coding sequence ATGGCCGCAGTCCCTCGGCGCGTGCGCGCCACCGCGGCGGCGATGGATCTGCTCCGTCGCCTTCGCGGGCAGCACGGCCCGCTGATGCTGCACCAGTCCGGTGGTTGCTGCGACGGATCGGCTCCGATGTGCTATCCCGCAGGCGAATTCGTTATCGGCGATCACGATGTGCTGCTCGGATTGCTCGATCTGCGAATGCGGGTCGACGAGTTGCCGGCTACTGCGCCGGAGCCGGACGATATTGCACCGGTGTGGATCTCGGGACCACAGTTCGCTGCCTGGCAGCACACCCAGCTCGTTCTCGATGTCGTGCCGGGTCGCGGGTCGGGCTTCAGTCTGGAATCGCCGGAAGGGTTTAGATTCCTCAGTCGTGGAAGGGTTTTCGATAACGGTGAGCTGGCCGTTCTGGCTGAAACCGAATCGGTGACGGGCGCGGGCTGGGAGCGAGGGGAACGTCCTGCGGTGTCGAGCGAACCACAGGTAGTCGCCGAGGCAGCCGATGCCTGCCCGGTTCCCGGTAGCGGAGCGCGGCCCTCGGCTTGA
- the adh gene encoding aldehyde dehydrogenase, producing MTVFARPGTPSAAMSFQTRYDNWIGGEWVAPVKGQYFENPTPVTGQPFCEVARGTAEDIELALDAAHAAAPAWGKTSVAERAIILNKIADRIEENLDALALAEAWDNGKPIRETLAADIPLAIDHFRYFAGAIRAQEGSLSQIDADTVAYHFHEPLGVVGQIIPWNFPILMATWKLAPALAAGNAVVLKPAEQTPASIMFLIGLIGDLLPPGVVNIVNGFGVEAGKPLASSPRIKKIAFTGETTTGRLIMQYASQNLIPVTLELGGKSPNIFFSDVLAANDDFQDKALEGFTMFALNQGEVCTCPSRALIQADIYDEFLAAAVVRTKAVRQGDPLDTETMIGAQASNDQLEKILSYLEIGKGEGATLLTGGERADLGGDLSGGYYVQPTVFAGSNSMRIFQEEIFGPVVSVTPFADYDEAIKIANDTLYGLGAGVWSRDGSVAYRAGRDIQAGRVWTNTYHQYPAHAAFGGYKQSGIGRENHRMMLDHYQQTKNLLVGYASKAQGFF from the coding sequence ATGACCGTCTTCGCCCGCCCAGGCACACCCAGCGCCGCCATGTCGTTCCAGACCCGATACGACAACTGGATCGGCGGCGAATGGGTCGCGCCCGTCAAGGGGCAGTACTTCGAAAACCCAACTCCCGTAACGGGTCAGCCGTTCTGCGAGGTCGCGCGCGGCACCGCCGAAGATATCGAACTCGCCCTCGATGCCGCGCACGCCGCCGCACCTGCTTGGGGCAAGACCTCGGTCGCCGAGCGCGCCATCATCCTCAACAAGATCGCCGACCGCATCGAGGAGAACCTCGACGCGCTCGCCCTCGCGGAGGCCTGGGACAACGGCAAGCCGATCCGGGAAACCCTGGCCGCCGATATCCCGCTGGCCATCGACCACTTCCGTTACTTCGCCGGTGCCATTCGCGCACAAGAGGGTTCGCTGTCGCAGATCGACGCCGACACCGTCGCCTACCACTTCCACGAGCCGCTCGGTGTGGTCGGCCAGATCATTCCGTGGAACTTCCCGATTCTGATGGCCACCTGGAAGCTCGCGCCCGCGCTCGCCGCCGGTAATGCGGTAGTGCTCAAGCCCGCCGAGCAGACCCCGGCCTCGATCATGTTCCTGATCGGTCTCATCGGTGATCTGCTGCCGCCCGGTGTGGTCAACATTGTCAACGGTTTCGGTGTCGAGGCGGGTAAGCCGCTGGCCTCCAGCCCGCGGATCAAGAAGATCGCCTTCACCGGTGAGACCACCACAGGCCGCCTGATCATGCAATACGCATCGCAGAACCTGATCCCGGTCACGCTGGAACTCGGTGGTAAGAGCCCGAATATCTTCTTCAGCGATGTCCTCGCCGCCAATGACGACTTCCAGGACAAGGCGCTCGAGGGCTTCACCATGTTCGCGCTGAACCAGGGCGAGGTCTGCACCTGCCCGTCGCGGGCGCTCATCCAGGCCGATATCTACGACGAATTCCTGGCCGCGGCCGTGGTGCGCACCAAGGCGGTGCGGCAGGGCGATCCGCTCGATACCGAGACCATGATCGGCGCGCAGGCCAGCAACGATCAGCTCGAAAAGATCCTGTCCTACCTCGAAATCGGCAAGGGCGAGGGCGCGACGCTGCTGACCGGTGGCGAGCGCGCCGACCTCGGCGGCGACCTGTCCGGCGGATACTACGTGCAGCCAACGGTTTTCGCGGGCAGCAATTCGATGCGGATCTTCCAGGAGGAGATCTTCGGACCTGTTGTCTCGGTGACACCGTTCGCGGATTACGACGAAGCCATCAAAATCGCCAACGACACCCTTTACGGACTCGGCGCAGGCGTATGGTCACGCGACGGTTCGGTGGCATACCGGGCCGGACGCGATATCCAGGCCGGACGGGTGTGGACCAACACCTACCACCAGTACCCGGCGCACGCGGCCTTCGGCGGCTACAAGCAGTCCGGCATCGGCCGCGAGAACCACCGCATGATGCTCGACCACTATCAGCAGACGAAGAACCTGCTGGTCGGCTACGCATCGAAGGCGCAAGGCTTCTTCTGA
- a CDS encoding transcriptional regulator: MSTAAHGNPWVAVRPEDDLAQLARQVSCAHRCFIEGDEQLPIDPVRPVVLDSWRRSRSNGVDPDRFGAGVDLDGLELQRYRATHPTALIRPVVRKLLVEDAAEAGLLVAISDAEGRLLWVEGDSKVKDRALAMNFVEGADWSEDRVGTNAPGTALALDHHVQIFGAEHFSRVVHEWSCSAAPVHDPRSGRIIGAIDITGGPRVAAPEVLSLIRATVSAAESELRLLMLDAPKALASTTARLEALGPARPTLIRGGERIRLSQRHAEILLLLANYPEGLSADHLAMLLDESELDPVTVRAEMSRVRKMLGANGLGSRPYRLLMDLDTDVDEVRRALARGDTSAALRAYPGPILPRSLAPGIAELRVELRGRLRAALLTAGDRRLLARWTGSADGREDVAAWTAYLSSLDRQSSLYAQVKTQLRLLDRRLGI, from the coding sequence TTGAGCACAGCAGCGCACGGCAACCCCTGGGTGGCCGTTCGACCGGAGGACGACCTCGCGCAATTGGCGCGACAGGTGTCCTGTGCGCATCGCTGCTTCATCGAAGGCGACGAGCAGCTGCCGATCGATCCGGTGCGCCCGGTGGTGCTGGATTCCTGGCGGCGCAGCCGCAGCAACGGCGTCGATCCGGACCGCTTCGGCGCCGGTGTCGACCTCGATGGTCTTGAACTGCAACGGTATCGGGCCACGCATCCGACCGCGCTGATCCGACCGGTGGTGCGCAAACTGCTGGTCGAGGATGCCGCCGAGGCCGGACTGCTCGTCGCGATCAGCGATGCCGAGGGCCGATTGCTGTGGGTGGAGGGCGATTCGAAGGTCAAGGACCGCGCGCTGGCCATGAATTTCGTCGAGGGTGCGGACTGGAGTGAGGACCGTGTCGGCACCAATGCACCCGGCACCGCACTCGCGCTCGATCACCATGTGCAGATCTTCGGGGCCGAACACTTCAGTCGCGTGGTACACGAATGGAGTTGTTCCGCTGCGCCCGTGCATGATCCGCGCAGCGGCCGGATCATCGGCGCCATCGATATCACCGGCGGACCCCGCGTCGCGGCGCCGGAGGTGTTGTCACTGATCCGCGCGACGGTATCGGCCGCGGAATCCGAACTGCGACTGCTCATGCTCGATGCGCCGAAAGCGCTCGCGTCGACGACGGCACGCCTCGAGGCGCTCGGCCCTGCCCGGCCGACCCTGATCCGCGGCGGTGAGCGCATCCGTCTATCGCAGCGCCATGCCGAAATCCTGTTGCTGCTGGCCAATTACCCGGAGGGACTGAGCGCCGACCACCTCGCCATGCTGCTCGACGAATCCGAGCTGGATCCGGTCACGGTGCGCGCAGAGATGTCGCGGGTGCGAAAGATGTTGGGCGCCAATGGCCTCGGCTCCCGTCCGTATCGGCTGCTGATGGATCTGGATACCGATGTCGACGAGGTTCGGCGTGCACTCGCGCGCGGCGATACCTCGGCGGCGTTGCGCGCCTATCCCGGCCCGATCCTGCCCCGCTCGCTCGCACCGGGCATCGCAGAATTGCGCGTCGAATTGCGTGGGCGCCTGCGTGCGGCCCTGTTGACGGCCGGTGATCGCCGCCTGCTCGCCCGCTGGACCGGTTCGGCCGACGGGCGCGAGGACGTTGCGGCGTGGACCGCCTACCTCTCCTCGCTGGACCGTCAGTCCTCGCTGTATGCCCAGGTAAAGACACAATTACGACTACTCGACCGCAGATTGGGCATCTGA
- a CDS encoding cytochrome P450 has translation MTTPESATTTTRPSAVAHGSPIDTNGPRISLYSAEFAANPHEAYREMRKRYGSLVPVELAPGVPATLVIGYYTALQILNDPDHFPHDSRNWQQGVPEDCPVRPMLEWRPAAIRSAGLEHTRYREATVAGLGVVDLFALHSTVEKIATPLINTFCQEGVADLVGQYALPLAFTVINAILGCPQEISQRAAAGMAALMEGGEAAVEGNKMVMDAMFELIQLKRDQPGDDIVSGLLAHSAKLDDPEMIHQVLSLFGAGMEPTQNLIVNTLRLMLTDTRFGGGILGGTMSTRDALDEVLFTDPPLSNYCITFPRQPILIEGSWLPAHQPVVVSMTGSNNDPAITTGEYTDNSSHLAWSVGPHACPARSIASLIAQDAIDQLLDALPEMRLAVSVEELEWRPGPFHRALVALPITFPKSPPLQVF, from the coding sequence TTGACCACGCCAGAGTCGGCAACCACCACCACCCGCCCGTCCGCTGTCGCGCACGGATCGCCGATCGATACCAACGGCCCCCGAATCTCGCTCTACTCAGCGGAATTCGCCGCGAACCCGCACGAGGCGTACCGCGAGATGCGGAAGAGATACGGTTCGCTGGTGCCGGTGGAGTTGGCTCCCGGCGTACCGGCGACCCTGGTGATCGGCTACTACACCGCGCTGCAGATCCTCAATGATCCCGACCATTTTCCGCACGATTCGCGAAACTGGCAGCAAGGCGTTCCCGAGGACTGCCCGGTGCGGCCGATGCTCGAATGGCGTCCGGCGGCGATTCGCTCCGCCGGCCTCGAGCACACCCGCTACCGGGAGGCGACCGTGGCCGGCCTCGGTGTCGTCGACCTGTTCGCGTTGCATTCCACCGTGGAGAAGATCGCCACTCCGCTGATCAACACCTTCTGTCAGGAAGGCGTGGCGGATCTGGTCGGGCAGTACGCATTGCCGCTGGCATTCACGGTGATCAACGCAATACTCGGTTGCCCGCAGGAGATCAGCCAGCGTGCCGCGGCCGGCATGGCCGCATTGATGGAAGGCGGGGAGGCCGCCGTCGAGGGCAACAAGATGGTCATGGATGCGATGTTCGAGCTGATCCAGCTCAAGCGCGACCAGCCGGGCGACGATATCGTCTCCGGATTGCTCGCCCATTCGGCGAAGCTCGACGACCCGGAGATGATCCACCAGGTGCTGAGCCTGTTCGGCGCGGGTATGGAACCGACCCAGAATCTGATCGTCAATACGCTGCGGCTGATGTTGACCGACACCCGGTTCGGCGGCGGGATACTCGGCGGCACCATGTCCACGCGCGATGCATTGGACGAGGTGCTGTTCACCGACCCGCCACTATCGAACTACTGCATCACCTTCCCGAGGCAGCCGATCCTGATCGAGGGCTCGTGGTTGCCCGCGCACCAGCCGGTCGTCGTCAGCATGACCGGCTCCAATAACGATCCCGCGATCACCACCGGCGAGTACACCGACAACAGCTCCCACCTGGCGTGGAGTGTCGGCCCGCACGCCTGCCCCGCCCGCTCGATCGCGAGCCTGATCGCACAGGACGCGATCGATCAACTGCTGGATGCCCTACCGGAAATGCGGCTGGCCGTCTCCGTCGAAGAACTGGAATGGCGACCGGGACCGTTCCACCGTGCCCTGGTCGCCCTGCCCATTACCTTCCCTAAATCCCCTCCGCTGCAAGTCTTCTGA